TCGCTAATAGCGGCCTGGCCAGTGGTGTTGCATGGTGTGTCGCATTCTTCGGCAACGCTGCCTGTCAGCGTTGCCGTTGGGCACACTACGCGATCTGCGAGGTTGGCAGCCTGGTTCGCCGTGCGGTTTTTCCGCCCGGCGCCAGGCTCCCAGCCTCGTGTTGTATCTGGACGGTCAATGGGGCCGACTCCCCGTTCTGCCCAAGAATTCGCAAGAACCAGTTCCCCCAAGAGCCACTGAAAAAGGTAGGAAACCGTGAACCCGGTAATCAAGACATTCCAGTTCGGTCAATCGACCGTTACGCTCGAAACGGGCCGCATTGCCCGTCAGGCCACCGGCGCTGTGCTGGTCACCGTCGACAACGACGTCACCGTGCTGGTGACCGTGGTCGGTGCCAAGCAAGCCGACCCGGGCAAGGGCTTCTTCCCGCTGTCCGTGCACTACCAGGAAAAGACCTACGCCGCCGGCAAGATCCCAGGTGGTTTCTTCAAGCGTGAAGGCCGTCCTTCGGAAAAAGAAACCCTGACCTCGCGCCTGATCGACCGTCCGATCCGCCCGCTGTTCCCAGAAGGCTTCATGAATGAAGTCCAGGTCGTCTGCACCGTGGTTTCGACCAGCAAGAAGACCGACCCGGACATCGCCGCGATGATCGGTACCTCGGCTGCCCTGGCCATCTCGGGCATCCCGTTCGAAGGCCCGATCGGCGCCGCCCGCGTTGCCTTCCACGAAAGCACCGGCTACCTGCTGAACCCGACCTACGAGCAACTGGCAGCCTCGAGCCTGGACATGGTCGTTGCCGGTACCTCGGACGCTGTACTGATGGTTGAGTCGGAAGCCCAAGAGCTGACCGAAGACCAGATGCTGGGCGCCGTGCTGTTCGCCCACGACGAATTCCAGGCCGTGATCAAAGCGGTCAAAGAGCTGGCTGCCGAAGCCGCCAAGCCGACCTGGGACTGGAAACCTGCCGATAAGAACTCCGCACTGTTCGACGCCATCCGCGCCGAATTCGGCGAGGCGGTCTCCCAGGGTTACACCATCACCGTCAAGGCCGACCGCTATGCGCGCCTGGGCGAGCTGCGCGACCAGGCCGTTGCCAAGTTCTCCGGTGAAGAAGGCCAGCCATCGGCCGGTGAAGTCAAAGACATCTTCGGCGAGATCGAATACCGCACCGTTCGCGAAAACATCGTCAACGGCAAGCCACGTATCGACGGCCGCGACACCAAGACCGTGCGCCCGCTGAACATCGAAGTCGGCGTTCTGCCAAAGACCCACGGCTCGGCCCTGTTCACCCGTGGCGAAACTCAGGCCCTGGTCGTCGCGACCCTGGGTACCGCCCGTGACGCCCAGCTGCTGGACACCCTCGAAGGCGAGAAGAAAGACCCCTTCATGCTGCACTACAACTTCCCGCCGTTCTCGGTGGGCGAGTGTGGCCGCATGGGCGGTGCCGGCCGTCGCGAAATCGGCCACGGCCGTCTGGCCCGTCGTTCGGTCCAGGCCATGCTGCCGGCCGCCGACGTGTTCCCGTACACCATCCGTGTGGTATCGGAAATCACCGAGTCCAACGGCTCCAGCTCCATGGCTTCGGTCTGCGGTGCTTCGCTGGCCCTGATGGACGCCGGTGTACCGATGAAAGCACCGGTTGCCGGTATCGCCATGGGCCTGGTCAAGGAAGGCGAGAAGTTTGCCGTCCTGACCGACATCCTGGGTGACGAAGACCACCTGGGCGACATGGACTTCAAGGTAGCCGGTACCGCCAAGGGCGTCACCGCGCTGCAGATGGACATCAAGATCAACGGCATCACCGAAGAGATCATGGAAATCGCCCTGGGCCAGGCCCTGGAAGCGCGCCTGAACATCCTCGGCCAGATGAACCAGATCATTGGTGAGTCGCGTACCGAGCTGTCGGCCAACGCCCCGACCATGATCGCGATGAAGATCGACACCGACAAGATCCGTGACGTCATCGGTAAAGGCGGCGCCACCATCCGCGCCATCTGCGAAGAGACCAAGGCCTCGATCGACATCGAAGACGACGGTTCGATCAAGATCTTCGGCGAGACCAAGGAAGCCGCGGACGCTGCCAAGCAGCGCATCCTGGGCATCACCGCCGAGGCCGAGATCGGCAAGATCTACGTCGGCAAGGTCGAGCGTATCGTCGACTTCGGCGCCTTCGTCAACATCCTGCCTGGCAAGGACGGCCTGGTGCACATCTCCATGCTGAGCGATGCTCGCGTCGAGAAAGTCACCGACGTGCTGAAGGAAGGTCAGGAAGTCGAAGTACTGGTACTGGACGTGGACAACCGCGGCCGTATCAAGCTGTCGATCAAGGACGTTGCCGCTGCCAAGGCATCGGGCGTCTGAGCGTCTGACGCGTAACAGGAAAGGGCCCTTCGGGGCCCTTTTTTGTTGCCTGGATGATTGATCTGATCCGACCTGTGTAGGAGCGGCTTCAGCCGCGATCACCCGCGAAGCGGGTGCCAGGCACCGTGGTGCTTGCATCGCGGCTAAAGCCGCTCCTACAGAAGGTTCCGAAACCTGTCAGCGAACATGCATCTTGCACATCATTTTTTCAGCCGCATTGCAGATTGCACGATCCTGCAGGCAGGATTGATTTCATAAATTATTGATTTTTAATGTATTTTATAAAAATCCGAAGCTGGCACAGCACATGCACCTACCTTCATACCTGTCGCCAGGATCCACGGCGCAGACCTTTCAAAAAACAGGAGTGACCCACATGAAGAAGTTCGCCATTGCTGCCGCTACTGCTACCGCTCTGACCCTGACCCTGGCTAATGCGGCGTTCGCCCAACAGTCCACCCAGGCCCCGATGACGCTGGCGGCCGGTGAGGTGACCAAAGCCAAGGAGGCTACCTCCGATACCTGGATCACCACCAAGGTGAAAGCTGACCTGATGACCGAGAAAGGCGTGCCAGGCAGTGACATCAAGGTCGAAACCAACAAAGGCGTCGTGTCGCTGTCCTCGGACGTGGCCATCACCGATGCCCAGAAAGACATGGCGGTTGCCATCGCCAAGAAGATCAAAGGCGTGCAGGCCGTGTCGGCTGATGGCCTGAAAGCCGAGTAAGGGATGTCCCGTCGGCCAAAGGGACTTGGCCACCTTTAAAGTAAAAGCCCCGGCATATGCCGGGGCTTTTCGTTGGTCGCCTGTTCAGTGTTCGGCAGCCGTTTCCCGGCGCCGGACCGGCTCCCCTTCGCTGTTTATTTCCATCACCGGGACTTCGTTGCCATCGGCGTCGAACAGCTTGCCATCCTTGAAATAGTCGCCATCACGCAGCGCGGAAATGTCCGCGTAGTTGATGGTGCGCTCGTAGGCGGCGGCGAACACCGACTGCTGGTCCGAGTTGCCGGTGGTGAAGTGGTTGAAGATCAGGTTCAGCAGGATGGCCATGATCGCTGCGGAGCTGATGCCCGAGTGGAAGATGGTTTCGAACCAGTTGGGGAAGTTGTGGTAGAAGGTCGGCGCCGCGATCGGGATCATGCCGAAGCCCAGCGAGGCGGCGACGATGATCAGGTTGACGTTGTTCTTGTAGCTGACCTTGGACAGGGTGCGGATGCCACTGGCGGCCACGGTGCCGAACAGCACGATGCCGGCGCCGCCCAGCACCGGGGTCGGTACCGCGGCGATGACCCGGCCCATCACCGGCAGCAGGCCCAGCACCACCAGGATCACGCCACCGGTGGCCACCACATAGCGGCTCTTCACGCCGGTCACGGCCACCAGGCCGACGTTCTGGGCGAAGGCGCTCTGGGTGAAGGAGCCGAAGATCGGTGCCAGGATGCTCGACGCCATGTCGGCGCGCAGGCCGTTGCCCAGGCGTTTTGAGTCGACCTTGGTGTCGATGATCTCACCGACCGCGAGGATGTCCGCCGAGGTTTCCACCAAGGTCACCATGATCACGATGCACATCGACAGGATCGCGGCGATGTGGAAGGTCGGCATACCGAAATGGAACGGGCTGGGGAAGGCAAACATCGGGCCTTCGCTGACCTTGCTGAAGTCGGTCATGCCCAATGCCCACGCGATCAGGGTACCGACCACCATCGCCAGCAGGATCGACAGGCGCGAGATGGTCGCGTTGCCCAGCTTGCTCAGCAGCAGGACGATGGCGAAGGTCAGTGCGGCCAGGCCGATGTTGGCCACGCTGCCGAACTCGGGCGAAGCGCTGTTGCCGCCCATCACCCAGCGCGCGGCCACGGGCATGAGGGTCAGGCCGATGGTGGTGATGACGATGCCGGTCACCAGGGGCGGGAAGAACTTGGTGATGCGCGAGAACACCGGGGTGATCAGGAAGCCGATCAGCGACGCGGCCATGACCGCGCCCAGCACACCCTGCAGGCCGCCACCGCCTTCACTGCTGATGATGGCGCCCATGGTCGCCACGCCAGCAAACGACACCCCTTGCACCAGCGGCAGCTGGCAGCCGAAGAACGGCAGGCCAAGGGTTTGCAGCAGTGTCGCCAGGCCGCCCGCGAACAGCGAGGCGGCGATCAGCAGGCCGATCTCCGCGGGGCCCAGGCCGGCAGCCTGGCCCAGGATCAACGGCACGGCGACGATCCCGCCATACATGGTCAGGACATGTTGCAGCCCGTAGGCCAGGTTGGCGCCTAGGCCGAGGTTTTCATCCTCGGGGCGCGGGGCGGGAGACGTGCTGGGGGACGTGGTCATTGGAGCAGGCTCTCTGTTTATTGTTGTGCCGCTACTGTAGACAAGTCTTACAAAACATTGCCACATAAATTGTATACAAAGTTTTGATCGTAGCCTCGGCAAATGTGCTTCCAGGGTGCGCATAGCCTGGATGCACGTTGCGTTCCAACATGCACTGAGCTGTTCTAGAGGGGTGTGTACAAACGTGTGCGGCGGGGGATAGAAGCTGTCTGGCTGGACAGGAAAGCTGTCACAGCCAGATTGTTAGCAGGCTAAGAGATATCAATCTTCGATGAGTTCGCGCAGCTCACGCATCATTTCGGTGCTGTCACCCACGTTCAGCTCCACCAGACGGTGCAGATGGGTCATCGAATCGATATCGATGTACAGGCAGACGAAACCCAGGCGGGTCGGTTCTTCGTGGCGCAGTTCGACCTGCATCTGAACCTGGGTCTGCTTGTCGTTGAGCTGGATGATTGCTTCGAAATCCTGGGTCAGGTCGGCATC
This genomic stretch from Pseudomonas entomophila L48 harbors:
- a CDS encoding PilZ domain-containing protein yields the protein MSDHDERRRFQRIAFDAPAELRQGERRWPVQLLDLSLKGLLIKCPKPWDADLTQDFEAIIQLNDKQTQVQMQVELRHEEPTRLGFVCLYIDIDSMTHLHRLVELNVGDSTEMMRELRELIED
- the pnp gene encoding polyribonucleotide nucleotidyltransferase → MNPVIKTFQFGQSTVTLETGRIARQATGAVLVTVDNDVTVLVTVVGAKQADPGKGFFPLSVHYQEKTYAAGKIPGGFFKREGRPSEKETLTSRLIDRPIRPLFPEGFMNEVQVVCTVVSTSKKTDPDIAAMIGTSAALAISGIPFEGPIGAARVAFHESTGYLLNPTYEQLAASSLDMVVAGTSDAVLMVESEAQELTEDQMLGAVLFAHDEFQAVIKAVKELAAEAAKPTWDWKPADKNSALFDAIRAEFGEAVSQGYTITVKADRYARLGELRDQAVAKFSGEEGQPSAGEVKDIFGEIEYRTVRENIVNGKPRIDGRDTKTVRPLNIEVGVLPKTHGSALFTRGETQALVVATLGTARDAQLLDTLEGEKKDPFMLHYNFPPFSVGECGRMGGAGRREIGHGRLARRSVQAMLPAADVFPYTIRVVSEITESNGSSSMASVCGASLALMDAGVPMKAPVAGIAMGLVKEGEKFAVLTDILGDEDHLGDMDFKVAGTAKGVTALQMDIKINGITEEIMEIALGQALEARLNILGQMNQIIGESRTELSANAPTMIAMKIDTDKIRDVIGKGGATIRAICEETKASIDIEDDGSIKIFGETKEAADAAKQRILGITAEAEIGKIYVGKVERIVDFGAFVNILPGKDGLVHISMLSDARVEKVTDVLKEGQEVEVLVLDVDNRGRIKLSIKDVAAAKASGV
- a CDS encoding BON domain-containing protein codes for the protein MKKFAIAAATATALTLTLANAAFAQQSTQAPMTLAAGEVTKAKEATSDTWITTKVKADLMTEKGVPGSDIKVETNKGVVSLSSDVAITDAQKDMAVAIAKKIKGVQAVSADGLKAE
- a CDS encoding nucleobase:cation symporter-2 family protein, with the protein product MTTSPSTSPAPRPEDENLGLGANLAYGLQHVLTMYGGIVAVPLILGQAAGLGPAEIGLLIAASLFAGGLATLLQTLGLPFFGCQLPLVQGVSFAGVATMGAIISSEGGGGLQGVLGAVMAASLIGFLITPVFSRITKFFPPLVTGIVITTIGLTLMPVAARWVMGGNSASPEFGSVANIGLAALTFAIVLLLSKLGNATISRLSILLAMVVGTLIAWALGMTDFSKVSEGPMFAFPSPFHFGMPTFHIAAILSMCIVIMVTLVETSADILAVGEIIDTKVDSKRLGNGLRADMASSILAPIFGSFTQSAFAQNVGLVAVTGVKSRYVVATGGVILVVLGLLPVMGRVIAAVPTPVLGGAGIVLFGTVAASGIRTLSKVSYKNNVNLIIVAASLGFGMIPIAAPTFYHNFPNWFETIFHSGISSAAIMAILLNLIFNHFTTGNSDQQSVFAAAYERTINYADISALRDGDYFKDGKLFDADGNEVPVMEINSEGEPVRRRETAAEH